From a region of the Halanaerobium hydrogeniformans genome:
- the phnC gene encoding phosphonate ABC transporter ATP-binding protein has protein sequence MLEIIDLVKKYDSGPLALDGVNLEIEDGDIIALIGPSGAGKSTLVRCINRLVEPTSGKILLNGVDISSLNKKELRDARKNIGMIFQEYALVERLSVMENVLSGRLASVNFWQSLRRKFPQKYISEALSLLDRVGLGDYIDTRADQLSGGQRQRVGIARALLQKPDLLLLDEPTASLDPKTARQIMRLVVDLVQEKNISAIINIHEVKLAELFTKRIVGLREGKIVYDEEAAKLDTDALTLIYGEEDWDSEGPAEDEGE, from the coding sequence ATGCTTGAAATAATTGATCTGGTAAAAAAATATGATTCTGGTCCATTGGCTTTAGATGGAGTTAATTTAGAAATTGAAGATGGTGATATCATAGCATTGATTGGCCCGTCAGGAGCAGGCAAAAGTACCCTTGTTAGATGTATAAACAGACTTGTCGAACCTACTTCTGGCAAGATACTGCTCAATGGGGTTGATATTAGCTCATTAAATAAAAAAGAATTGCGTGATGCAAGAAAAAATATCGGGATGATTTTTCAGGAATATGCACTTGTAGAGCGCTTAAGTGTAATGGAAAATGTTTTATCAGGCAGACTTGCTTCTGTGAACTTTTGGCAGAGTCTGCGCCGTAAATTTCCGCAAAAATACATAAGTGAAGCTCTATCTTTGTTGGACAGGGTTGGTTTAGGTGATTATATTGATACCAGAGCAGATCAGCTTTCTGGTGGTCAGAGACAGCGGGTTGGTATTGCCAGAGCATTACTGCAGAAACCGGATTTACTGCTGCTTGATGAACCGACAGCCAGTCTTGATCCTAAAACAGCCAGGCAGATAATGCGCCTGGTAGTGGATTTAGTTCAGGAAAAAAATATTTCTGCGATTATTAATATTCATGAGGTTAAACTAGCTGAATTATTTACCAAAAGGATTGTGGGCTTAAGAGAGGGTAAAATTGTTTATGATGAGGAAGCGGCTAAATTGGATACTGATGCCTTAACCCTCATTTATGGGGAAGAAGACTGGGATTCTGAGGGCCCTGCAGAAGATGAAGGTGAGTGA
- the phnD gene encoding phosphate/phosphite/phosphonate ABC transporter substrate-binding protein — protein sequence MRFKKIFIIMLVMIFAASFFALAAVEASELDPRYTDEDGDMVADPPADESEWLDPNIIVFAYSPVEDPAVYEEVFADFTEHLSNELDRPVRYFGVQSYAAQVEAMRAGRLHVSGFASGAVQDAVNKAGFVPQTAMGDEDGMIGYRMALIARQDSDIDSVEDLRGREIPFVSESSGSGFFAPRALLYEEFDMLPGRDYDYTFSGSHDNSILGVYHEDYIAAPIADVVVGRMYEGGRIEDPSGWLKTVYESPLFPSTAYGVTHKLHPDLQQRIKEAFLNFDWEGTMLTQQWEDEDRFVEINYKEDWEVQRTIRAGSEAVAELLGE from the coding sequence ATGAGATTTAAAAAAATATTTATAATAATGTTAGTTATGATTTTTGCAGCTTCATTTTTTGCTTTAGCTGCAGTTGAGGCTTCAGAGTTAGATCCTCGCTACACAGATGAAGATGGAGATATGGTAGCCGATCCGCCAGCAGATGAATCAGAATGGCTTGATCCTAATATTATTGTATTTGCCTATTCTCCTGTAGAAGATCCTGCAGTTTATGAAGAGGTATTTGCAGACTTTACCGAACATCTTTCTAATGAGCTGGATCGTCCGGTTCGCTATTTTGGAGTACAGAGTTATGCTGCCCAGGTCGAAGCAATGCGGGCAGGAAGACTTCATGTATCAGGTTTTGCATCAGGAGCAGTTCAGGATGCTGTTAATAAAGCAGGTTTTGTACCTCAGACCGCCATGGGTGATGAAGATGGCATGATAGGTTATCGGATGGCTTTAATTGCCAGACAGGATAGTGATATTGATTCAGTAGAAGATTTAAGAGGTAGAGAAATTCCCTTTGTTTCTGAATCATCAGGTTCAGGCTTTTTTGCTCCTCGAGCTCTTTTATATGAAGAGTTTGATATGCTGCCAGGCAGAGATTATGACTATACCTTCTCTGGATCACATGATAACTCAATTTTAGGAGTTTATCATGAAGATTATATAGCAGCCCCTATTGCTGATGTTGTAGTAGGCAGAATGTATGAAGGTGGTAGAATCGAAGATCCTTCTGGCTGGCTAAAAACTGTTTATGAATCACCTTTATTTCCATCTACTGCTTATGGTGTAACCCATAAATTACATCCAGATTTACAGCAAAGAATCAAAGAGGCATTCCTTAACTTTGACTGGGAAGGTACAATGCTTACCCAGCAGTGGGAAGATGAAGATCGTTTTGTAGAAATAAACTATAAAGAAGACTGGGAAGTTCAGAGAACAATTAGAGCTGGTAGTGAAGCAGTAGCAGAGCTATTAGGTGAATAA
- the hydF gene encoding [FeFe] hydrogenase H-cluster maturation GTPase HydF, whose product MQSTPKGNRPHIAVFGRRNAGKSSLINSLCNQKLALVSEVPGTTTDPVYKAMELLPLGPVMMIDTAGIDDSGDLGEMRVKKSYEIIRKTDLAVLVIDNQVEFGKYEQKLLDNFNKTNTPVVAVINKIDLAFDKTEVVDKLQREYDLKPILLSAESGQGIEELRDKIAEKMPQDTEEAFIVGDIVNPGQTVVLVTPIDTAAPRGRLILPQVQTIRDILDHDGISIICKETELKASLAALKEKPKLVITDSQAFMKVAADLDEDILLTGFSILFARYKGDLEIFLRGAKKLAELKADDKVLIAEACTHRRQADDIGTVKLPRWLRSKVGSSLEFEHVSGREYPENLSDYDLVLHCGSCMLNRKEVLSRLREAEEAGVAVINYGMAIAQLHGILDRALKPFPAAYRLWQQQK is encoded by the coding sequence ATGCAGTCTACACCAAAAGGGAATAGACCTCACATTGCGGTTTTTGGCAGAAGAAATGCCGGTAAATCTAGTTTGATTAACAGCCTCTGCAATCAAAAGCTGGCCCTGGTATCAGAAGTTCCTGGTACTACAACAGATCCAGTCTATAAAGCTATGGAATTACTACCATTAGGACCGGTGATGATGATCGATACTGCTGGAATAGATGATAGTGGAGACCTGGGAGAGATGCGGGTTAAAAAAAGTTATGAAATAATTCGAAAAACCGATCTGGCAGTGCTGGTAATCGATAACCAGGTTGAGTTTGGTAAATATGAGCAAAAACTGCTGGATAACTTTAATAAAACAAATACGCCAGTGGTAGCTGTAATTAATAAAATTGATTTAGCTTTTGATAAAACCGAGGTAGTTGATAAGCTGCAAAGAGAATATGATCTTAAGCCGATTTTGCTTAGTGCAGAAAGTGGTCAGGGTATCGAAGAATTAAGAGATAAAATAGCAGAAAAAATGCCCCAGGATACTGAAGAAGCTTTTATAGTTGGAGATATCGTTAATCCTGGTCAAACGGTGGTTTTAGTTACTCCTATTGATACTGCTGCACCCAGGGGAAGATTAATTTTACCCCAGGTACAGACGATAAGAGATATACTTGATCATGATGGGATTTCAATTATCTGTAAAGAAACAGAGCTTAAAGCTTCGCTGGCTGCTTTAAAGGAAAAACCTAAATTAGTTATAACTGATTCTCAGGCTTTTATGAAAGTTGCTGCTGATCTAGATGAAGATATTTTACTGACAGGATTTTCTATTCTTTTTGCCCGTTATAAAGGTGATTTAGAGATCTTTTTAAGAGGTGCAAAAAAATTAGCAGAATTAAAAGCAGATGATAAGGTATTAATAGCTGAAGCCTGTACTCACCGCAGACAGGCTGATGATATCGGCACTGTTAAACTGCCCCGCTGGCTGCGTTCTAAAGTGGGATCTTCATTAGAATTTGAGCATGTTTCGGGAAGAGAGTATCCAGAGAATTTAAGTGATTATGATTTAGTCCTTCACTGTGGCAGCTGTATGCTGAACAGAAAAGAAGTTTTGTCAAGGTTGAGAGAGGCAGAAGAAGCAGGTGTAGCTGTTATTAATTATGGAATGGCCATTGCTCAATTACATGGAATACTTGATAGAGCTTTAAAGCCTTTTCCAGCAGCTTATCGGCTCTGGCAGCAGCAAAAATAA
- the phnE gene encoding phosphonate ABC transporter, permease protein PhnE, whose amino-acid sequence MNTENQAVEERSWSKPKLINSAFLRWTIIFLIFIYIVFAVRSFEINVDRIIRGLDRAWEMLYAFLQPDFLARQSHIFQGVLESITMTVVATTLGILFAIPVTLGAAKNISPLPVYYVCRGILVVFRSLHVVILAILFVIMFGFGPFAGVLTMIINSMGFIGKLLSEDIENINEETLEAIRATGASWPQLIIFGVWPQISSRFIGLSIYRADMTFRQSTVIGLVGAGGIGAVLDTAMGRYDFNTAAAILIVIIILVLIGEYVSSAIRRRLT is encoded by the coding sequence ATGAACACAGAAAATCAAGCAGTTGAAGAACGAAGCTGGTCAAAACCGAAACTTATTAATTCAGCATTTTTAAGATGGACAATTATTTTTCTAATATTTATTTATATTGTTTTTGCAGTTAGATCATTTGAGATCAATGTAGACAGAATTATTAGAGGTCTTGATAGAGCCTGGGAGATGCTTTATGCATTTTTGCAGCCTGATTTTTTGGCCAGACAGAGCCATATTTTTCAGGGAGTTTTAGAAAGCATAACTATGACAGTTGTGGCAACAACCCTTGGTATATTATTTGCAATTCCTGTTACTCTGGGAGCAGCCAAAAACATTTCGCCTCTGCCTGTATATTATGTCTGTAGAGGTATTTTAGTAGTTTTTAGAAGCCTGCATGTAGTTATTTTAGCTATTTTATTTGTTATCATGTTCGGATTTGGTCCTTTTGCAGGAGTTTTAACTATGATAATCAACAGTATGGGTTTTATCGGTAAACTTCTCTCTGAAGATATTGAAAATATTAATGAAGAGACTTTAGAAGCCATCAGAGCTACCGGGGCTTCCTGGCCACAGCTGATTATTTTTGGTGTCTGGCCTCAAATTTCTTCTAGATTTATTGGTTTATCAATTTACAGAGCAGATATGACATTCCGTCAGTCAACAGTTATTGGTCTGGTCGGAGCTGGTGGAATAGGTGCTGTTTTGGATACAGCGATGGGACGTTATGATTTTAATACTGCTGCTGCAATTTTAATAGTTATTATAATACTTGTACTGATCGGCGAATATGTTTCAAGTGCAATTAGAAGGAGGTTAACCTAA
- the phnE gene encoding phosphonate ABC transporter, permease protein PhnE codes for MPWKNIENKSEWVFRNQKESLKRFFLLLAGLIVFLIASKFISDATMWPFVMDAPAQAMDFVTRMFPPDLGYTRRILPALWDTINLAVFGTVLAALISVPIAVMAAQNTTPHRIVRGMALTIIVTSRSVNSLIWALLIVQVVGPGLFAGMLAIAVRGIGMISKLFYETIEEINQEPIEAIKATGASKAQVFLYGYIPQLMPSFVGVSVYRWEINIRESTIIGIVGGGGIGFLLNSAINRLRWDQAIMVLITILITVFIAEWVSAKAREAVA; via the coding sequence ATGCCCTGGAAAAATATAGAGAATAAAAGTGAGTGGGTATTTAGAAATCAGAAGGAATCTCTAAAAAGGTTTTTTCTCCTTTTAGCTGGTTTAATAGTATTTTTAATCGCTTCCAAATTTATCTCTGATGCAACGATGTGGCCTTTTGTTATGGATGCCCCTGCTCAGGCGATGGATTTTGTAACCAGGATGTTTCCACCTGATTTAGGATATACAAGGAGAATATTACCTGCCCTCTGGGATACGATTAATTTAGCTGTTTTTGGGACTGTCCTGGCTGCTTTAATATCTGTTCCTATAGCAGTTATGGCAGCACAAAACACAACTCCCCACAGGATAGTAAGGGGAATGGCTCTAACAATTATTGTTACTTCCAGGTCGGTCAATAGTTTAATCTGGGCTTTATTAATAGTTCAGGTTGTAGGTCCGGGTTTGTTTGCCGGGATGCTGGCTATTGCTGTGCGTGGAATTGGTATGATTTCTAAATTATTTTATGAAACTATAGAAGAAATAAATCAAGAGCCGATAGAAGCTATTAAAGCAACTGGTGCTTCTAAAGCTCAGGTCTTTTTATATGGCTATATTCCCCAGTTAATGCCCTCTTTTGTAGGAGTTTCTGTTTACCGCTGGGAAATAAATATCAGAGAATCAACAATAATTGGGATTGTTGGTGGAGGTGGAATCGGCTTTTTATTAAATTCTGCTATCAATAGATTGCGCTGGGATCAGGCGATTATGGTTTTAATTACAATATTAATTACCGTGTTTATTGCCGAATGGGTTTCAGCGAAGGCTAGAGAGGCAGTTGCTTAA